A genomic segment from Cumulibacter soli encodes:
- a CDS encoding SDR family oxidoreductase: MGEKLNRFTGKSAIITGGSRGIGLGIAQAIINEGGEVIITGRKPEQLEEAAKELNAPDRVLTLAGNASHDDHRQELVDLAMSKFGKIDHVVGNVGINPFYGSTLDLPLDTARKVLDTNIVSTLGLIQLAWHASMKENGGSIVIVASVAGLRSAGPIGIYGTSKAGLIQLTQQLSTDMAPKVRVNAISPAVVKTRFAEALYIDKEDEVRARYPLNRLGTPEDTGATAAFLLSDDAGWITGQNIVLDGGSLHQSAT; this comes from the coding sequence ATGGGCGAGAAGCTCAACCGTTTCACTGGAAAGTCCGCGATCATCACCGGCGGTAGCCGCGGGATCGGATTGGGCATCGCCCAGGCGATCATCAACGAGGGCGGCGAAGTCATCATCACCGGCCGCAAACCTGAGCAGTTGGAGGAGGCGGCCAAGGAGCTCAACGCGCCTGATCGCGTGCTCACCCTGGCCGGGAACGCCTCGCACGACGACCACCGGCAGGAACTGGTCGACCTCGCGATGAGCAAGTTCGGCAAGATCGATCACGTCGTCGGCAACGTCGGCATCAACCCGTTCTACGGGTCGACGCTCGACCTCCCGCTGGACACCGCGCGCAAGGTGCTCGACACCAATATCGTCTCGACCCTCGGCCTGATCCAGCTCGCCTGGCACGCGAGCATGAAGGAGAACGGCGGCTCGATCGTGATCGTCGCTTCGGTCGCCGGCCTACGCTCGGCCGGCCCGATCGGCATCTACGGCACGTCCAAGGCGGGCCTGATCCAGCTCACCCAGCAACTGTCGACGGATATGGCTCCCAAGGTCCGCGTGAATGCGATCTCCCCAGCAGTCGTCAAGACGCGCTTTGCCGAGGCGCTGTACATCGACAAGGAAGACGAGGTGCGCGCTCGCTACCCACTGAACCGCCTCGGCACCCCGGAGGACACCGGCGCGACCGCCGCCTTCCTACTCTCGGACGACGCGGGCTGGATCACCGGCCAGAACATCGTGCTGGACGGCGGTTCGTTGCACCAGTCCGCCACCTGA
- a CDS encoding GNAT family N-acetyltransferase translates to MNIRPFEERDREACLQLAPRLMENVNPFHDDGTGPIDTVEWMLEAQQVQQTPQAVFVAEDEQGVAGMVKVFIKGQLVGQKEAYVDGLAVQERVSRQGVGTALMTACEEWAAGRGHRWLHIETPAKNQTARDFYAAIGYGEEVVKLSKGI, encoded by the coding sequence ATGAATATCCGCCCGTTCGAAGAGCGCGATCGTGAAGCGTGCCTACAGCTGGCGCCGCGCCTGATGGAGAACGTGAACCCGTTTCACGACGACGGCACTGGCCCCATCGACACCGTCGAGTGGATGCTCGAGGCCCAGCAGGTTCAGCAGACCCCGCAGGCAGTGTTCGTAGCCGAGGATGAGCAGGGCGTCGCCGGCATGGTGAAAGTGTTCATCAAGGGCCAGTTGGTCGGGCAGAAAGAGGCGTACGTCGACGGCCTCGCGGTGCAGGAGCGCGTCTCGCGGCAAGGTGTTGGTACCGCGTTGATGACAGCCTGTGAAGAGTGGGCAGCTGGCCGCGGACACCGCTGGCTGCACATCGAGACGCCCGCGAAGAACCAGACGGCGCGCGATTTCTACGCAGCGATTGGGTACGGCGAAGAGGTCGTCAAACTTTCCAAAGGAATCTGA